A part of Denitratisoma oestradiolicum genomic DNA contains:
- a CDS encoding endonuclease/exonuclease/phosphatase family protein — protein sequence MQPTIRITTYNIHKGFSQFNRRMVVHELRDRLRALDSDIVFLQEVQGLHLGHAEHHATWPKQPQHEFLADEVWHSTAYGRNMIYDHGHHGNAILSRFPIAHSHNQDVTRLRFERRGLLHATIQVPGWPRPLHCVCVHLSLFGRSRRHQMAALAERLERIIPAEAPLIIAGDFNDWRNRAHDHLAERLGLAEVFGGEAGGRPARSYPATLPLLRLDRIYVRGFGVEATEVHHGAPWSRISDHAALTALLTPDDPA from the coding sequence ATGCAGCCAACCATCCGCATCACCACCTACAACATCCACAAGGGCTTCTCCCAGTTCAATCGCCGCATGGTGGTCCATGAGTTGCGGGATCGACTGCGGGCACTGGATTCGGACATCGTCTTCCTGCAGGAGGTGCAGGGCCTGCACCTGGGCCACGCGGAGCATCACGCGACCTGGCCGAAGCAACCCCAGCACGAGTTCCTGGCCGATGAGGTGTGGCACAGCACCGCCTACGGCCGCAACATGATCTACGACCACGGCCACCACGGCAACGCCATCCTCTCCCGCTTTCCCATCGCCCACAGCCACAATCAGGATGTGACCCGCCTGCGCTTCGAACGCCGGGGCCTGCTCCACGCGACCATCCAGGTGCCGGGCTGGCCCCGGCCCCTGCACTGCGTCTGCGTCCATCTGTCCCTGTTCGGCCGCTCCCGCCGCCACCAGATGGCGGCCCTGGCCGAGCGCCTGGAGCGGATCATCCCCGCCGAGGCGCCCCTGATCATTGCCGGTGACTTCAACGATTGGCGCAATCGGGCCCACGACCACCTGGCCGAGCGCCTGGGACTGGCCGAGGTATTCGGCGGAGAGGCGGGAGGCAGGCCGGCCCGCAGCTATCCAGCCACCCTGCCCCTGTTGCGGCTGGACCGCATCTACGTGCGCGGATTCGGGGTCGAGGCGACCGAAGTGCATCACGGCGCCCCCTGGTCGCGGATTTCCGATCATGCCGCCCTGACGGCGCTGCTGACGCCGGACGATCCGGCATGA
- a CDS encoding alkene reductase, whose product MTSTLLSPVLLGSVELKNRIVMAPMTRARTPSTVPNPLNVTYYGQRASAGLIITEATQVSVQGTGSWATPGIYTPEQIAGWRLVTDAVHEAGGKIFCQIWHSGRVSHPFFQKNGELPVSSSAVRGDVKTFIDTGFVPTPEPRALKLEEIPGVVEQFRQGALNAIAAGFDGVEIHGANGYLIDQFLRDGVNQRNDRYGGPIENRCRFLLEVTDAVCGAIGSARTALRISPFSVNWDCHDSNLKALFTHAAAELNQRDLAFLEVVENINESAGISTGGATSEFSIDDILAVYGGRLVINGGYNAESSEKALLQSKAQAVSFGRPYIANPDLVERFALGAPLSPMADPTGAYGGREGGYVDYPRYQA is encoded by the coding sequence ATGACAAGCACTTTGCTTTCTCCAGTACTGCTCGGCTCTGTCGAACTGAAAAATCGCATCGTCATGGCACCCATGACTCGTGCGCGCACACCATCGACCGTTCCCAATCCTTTGAACGTTACCTATTACGGTCAGCGTGCCAGTGCCGGCCTCATCATCACCGAGGCCACTCAGGTCTCGGTGCAGGGTACTGGCTCCTGGGCGACACCGGGCATCTACACACCGGAGCAGATTGCCGGCTGGAGACTCGTCACTGACGCGGTTCATGAAGCTGGCGGCAAGATTTTCTGCCAGATATGGCATTCGGGGCGAGTCTCCCACCCGTTCTTCCAGAAAAACGGTGAATTGCCTGTGTCTTCATCGGCGGTCAGGGGCGACGTCAAGACTTTTATCGACACCGGCTTTGTTCCAACCCCCGAGCCTCGCGCCCTGAAGCTGGAGGAAATTCCGGGTGTTGTCGAGCAGTTCAGACAAGGGGCACTCAATGCCATTGCCGCAGGCTTTGATGGCGTGGAAATTCACGGCGCCAATGGCTATCTGATTGATCAGTTCCTCCGCGATGGCGTCAATCAGCGAAATGACCGATACGGTGGCCCGATAGAAAATCGCTGCCGCTTCCTGCTGGAGGTTACCGATGCGGTGTGCGGTGCCATTGGTTCGGCCCGCACTGCGCTACGCATCTCCCCTTTTTCCGTTAACTGGGACTGCCACGACAGCAATCTCAAGGCGCTCTTCACGCACGCCGCCGCCGAATTGAACCAGCGGGATCTGGCGTTTCTGGAAGTGGTGGAGAACATCAATGAATCGGCGGGCATCAGCACCGGAGGCGCCACCAGCGAGTTCAGTATTGACGACATTCTCGCCGTGTACGGAGGCCGGCTGGTAATCAACGGGGGGTACAACGCCGAGAGTTCCGAGAAAGCGCTGCTCCAGTCCAAAGCCCAGGCGGTGTCCTTTGGTCGACCCTATATCGCCAATCCGGATCTGGTCGAGAGGTTTGCCCTGGGCGCTCCTCTGAGTCCGATGGCAGATCCGACAGGCGCCTATGGCGGCAGGGAGGGAGGTTATGTCGATTATCCCCGGTATCAAGCCTGA
- a CDS encoding ubiquinone biosynthesis accessory factor UbiJ produces MLQSPVLTALNHLLAQADWARGRLRPFAGRQARIELPPLPTLSFAVDEEGYLRSTEEGGADVSIILSALPLLALGNPEQAFKQAHISGNADFADSLGFVLRNLRWDFEEDLSRLVGDIAAHRIAGLLTGLFAWQRETAARLGENLSEYLAEEQGVLLRPSEISAFTDDLNQLRADLARLEQRIGRLSR; encoded by the coding sequence ATGCTGCAAAGCCCCGTCCTGACCGCCCTCAACCACCTCCTGGCCCAGGCGGACTGGGCGCGGGGGCGGCTGCGGCCCTTTGCAGGGCGCCAGGCCCGGATCGAGCTGCCGCCCCTGCCCACCCTGTCCTTCGCGGTGGATGAGGAAGGCTATCTGCGGAGCACGGAGGAGGGTGGCGCCGATGTCTCCATCATCCTGTCCGCCTTGCCCCTGCTGGCCCTGGGGAACCCGGAACAGGCGTTCAAGCAGGCCCACATCAGCGGCAACGCCGATTTTGCCGACAGCCTGGGCTTCGTGCTGCGCAACCTGCGCTGGGATTTCGAGGAAGACCTTTCCCGCCTGGTGGGGGATATCGCCGCCCACCGCATCGCCGGCCTGCTGACCGGCCTGTTTGCCTGGCAGCGGGAAACTGCGGCGCGGCTGGGGGAAAACCTCAGCGAATATCTGGCCGAGGAACAGGGCGTACTGCTGCGTCCATCGGAGATATCGGCCTTCACCGACGACCTGAACCAGCTCCGAGCCGATTTGGCCCGACTGGAACAGCGGATAGGCAGACTGTCCCGCTGA
- a CDS encoding Tim44 domain-containing protein produces the protein MKRLFIALFATVVGLGLLVQDAEARRLGGSRSFGMSRDSSVMKRDAIPAKPAAPTQSAAPAAGAKPTAPQPSGMSRWMGPLAGLAAGIGLAALFSHFGMGEGMANFAMMALLAMVAFFVIRLLFRRSQPQAVPQYAGAGAAPEPVRFEPLAVAGGAAPAAEITGIPADFDVEGFLRQAKLNFIRLQAANDTGNMEDIKAFTQPEVYAEIEMQYRERSAAPQQTDVVQLEAGLLDVASEEKRHIASVRFHGLIRETANAAPEAFEEVWHLVKPADGSGGWRVAGIQQLA, from the coding sequence ATGAAACGTCTTTTCATCGCACTGTTCGCCACCGTGGTCGGCCTGGGTCTGCTGGTCCAGGACGCCGAAGCCCGGCGCCTGGGGGGCAGTCGCTCCTTCGGCATGAGCCGGGATTCTTCCGTGATGAAGCGGGACGCCATCCCGGCCAAGCCGGCGGCACCCACCCAGAGCGCGGCCCCGGCCGCCGGCGCGAAGCCGACCGCACCCCAGCCCTCGGGCATGAGCCGCTGGATGGGCCCCCTGGCCGGTCTGGCGGCAGGCATCGGCCTGGCGGCCCTGTTCTCCCACTTCGGTATGGGCGAGGGCATGGCCAACTTCGCCATGATGGCGCTTCTGGCCATGGTGGCCTTCTTCGTCATCCGCCTGCTGTTCCGTCGCAGTCAGCCCCAGGCCGTGCCCCAGTACGCCGGGGCCGGCGCTGCACCGGAACCTGTTCGTTTCGAGCCGCTGGCAGTGGCGGGTGGTGCGGCTCCCGCAGCCGAAATCACCGGCATCCCCGCCGACTTCGACGTGGAGGGCTTCCTGCGTCAGGCCAAACTGAATTTCATCCGACTCCAGGCCGCCAATGACACCGGCAATATGGAGGACATCAAGGCCTTCACCCAGCCCGAGGTCTATGCGGAAATCGAAATGCAGTACCGGGAGCGGAGCGCGGCCCCCCAGCAGACCGACGTGGTGCAACTGGAAGCGGGCCTGCTGGATGTCGCCAGCGAGGAAAAGCGCCACATCGCCAGCGTGCGCTTCCACGGCCTGATCCGGGAAACCGCCAACGCCGCGCCGGAAGCCTTCGAGGAAGTCTGGCATCTGGTCAAGCCCGCCGACGGCAGCGGCGGCTGGCGCGTGGCCGGCATCCAGCAACTGGCTTAA
- the ubiE gene encoding bifunctional demethylmenaquinone methyltransferase/2-methoxy-6-polyprenyl-1,4-benzoquinol methylase UbiE codes for MSKETHFGFETVAEEEKAQRVAGVFSSVASKYDIMNDLMSAGLHRIWKRFTIEVAALRHGDRVLDVAGGTADLSSAFARRVGMGLPGGGQVWLTDINNAMLTVGRDRLLDEGVVAPTAQCDAEKLPFPDNHFDCVSVAFGLRNMTHKDQALAEMRRVLKPGGRLLVLEFSKVWKPLETAYDFYSFKVLPWLGQKVAGDAESYRYLAESIRMHPDQETLKGMMEQAGLSRVDYFNLTGGVVALHRGYKL; via the coding sequence ATGAGCAAGGAAACCCACTTCGGCTTCGAGACCGTGGCCGAGGAAGAAAAAGCCCAGCGCGTCGCCGGCGTCTTCTCCTCCGTTGCCAGCAAGTACGACATCATGAACGACCTGATGTCCGCCGGCCTGCACCGGATATGGAAGCGCTTCACCATCGAGGTGGCGGCCCTGCGTCATGGCGACCGGGTGTTGGACGTGGCCGGCGGCACCGCCGACCTTTCCTCCGCCTTTGCGCGCCGGGTCGGCATGGGCCTGCCTGGCGGCGGCCAGGTCTGGCTCACCGACATCAACAACGCCATGCTCACCGTGGGCCGCGACCGCCTGCTGGACGAGGGCGTGGTGGCTCCCACAGCCCAGTGCGACGCCGAGAAGCTGCCCTTCCCGGACAACCACTTCGACTGCGTCAGCGTGGCTTTCGGTCTGCGCAACATGACCCACAAGGACCAGGCCCTGGCCGAGATGCGGCGCGTGCTCAAACCCGGCGGGCGGCTGCTGGTGCTGGAATTCTCCAAGGTCTGGAAGCCCCTGGAGACCGCCTACGATTTCTATTCCTTCAAGGTGCTGCCCTGGCTGGGGCAGAAGGTGGCGGGGGACGCCGAGAGCTACCGCTACCTGGCCGAATCCATCCGCATGCATCCGGACCAGGAAACTTTGAAGGGCATGATGGAACAAGCGGGCCTGTCCCGGGTCGACTACTTCAACCTGACGGGGGGCGTCGTTGCCCTGCACCGGGGTTACAAGCTTTAA
- a CDS encoding gamma-butyrobetaine hydroxylase-like domain-containing protein: protein MAGIDKNTPIPTEIKLHQKSRLLEVSFSDGASFRIPYELLRVCSPSAAVRGHSPDQAVLQTGKRNVDIQSVEPVGNYAIKPVFSDGHDTGLYSWDILYDLGARQEWHWQDYLARLEAAGASRDIDTTTQAAPKSGGCGKH from the coding sequence ATGGCAGGCATAGATAAAAACACCCCCATCCCCACCGAAATCAAGCTGCACCAGAAGTCCCGCCTGCTGGAAGTCAGCTTCAGCGATGGCGCCAGCTTCCGCATTCCCTACGAGTTGCTGCGGGTCTGTTCGCCCTCGGCCGCCGTGCGGGGCCATAGCCCCGACCAGGCGGTGTTGCAGACCGGCAAGCGCAATGTGGACATCCAGAGCGTGGAGCCCGTGGGCAATTACGCCATCAAGCCGGTGTTCTCCGACGGCCACGACACCGGCCTCTACTCCTGGGACATCCTCTACGACCTGGGGGCGCGCCAGGAGTGGCACTGGCAGGACTACCTGGCCCGACTGGAGGCCGCCGGCGCCAGCCGCGACATCGACACCACCACTCAGGCAGCCCCCAAGAGCGGCGGCTGCGGAAAGCACTAG
- a CDS encoding HIT family protein has translation MNKADCDLCTHPGGELLWEDALCRVIRVEGPEGSAFPGFCRVVWHGHASEMSDLAPTEQRHLFNVVLATEIALRSLLAPDKINLASLGNVVPHLHWHVIPRWRDDSHFPAPIWAPASRPPPDRPAPTSAALRQALMQALAEVCNN, from the coding sequence ATGAACAAAGCTGATTGCGATCTGTGTACCCATCCCGGAGGAGAACTGCTCTGGGAGGATGCCCTGTGCCGGGTGATCCGTGTCGAGGGCCCGGAAGGCAGTGCTTTCCCCGGCTTCTGTCGGGTCGTCTGGCATGGCCATGCGAGCGAGATGAGCGATCTGGCACCCACCGAACAACGTCACCTGTTCAACGTGGTGCTGGCGACGGAAATTGCCCTGCGCAGTCTCCTGGCCCCCGACAAGATCAATCTGGCCAGCCTGGGCAATGTGGTGCCCCACCTGCACTGGCACGTGATTCCCCGCTGGCGCGACGACAGTCATTTCCCCGCGCCCATCTGGGCACCGGCCAGCCGCCCGCCCCCTGACCGGCCGGCCCCCACCAGCGCCGCCCTGCGTCAAGCACTGATGCAGGCCCTGGCGGAAGTCTGCAACAATTGA
- a CDS encoding efflux RND transporter permease subunit, with product MQLPELSIRRPVMTTLLMAAILIFGLFAYRALPVSELPSVDFPTIAVSASLPGAPPETMASAVATPLEAQFSTIAGLASMNSVSAQGLTSITLQFDLDRDIDAAAQDVQSAIASAARKLPTDMPTPPSFRKVNPADSPIFFIAMSSSTLPMSAVDDYAQTQLAQRLSTISGVAQVMVFGGRKFAVRVQADPAQLASRGIGIDELAQAVRSANVNQPMGTLDGAYQRLAIKANGQLETAAAYRPLVVAWRNGAPVRLEEVATVLDSIENTKSSAWFNGKEAIVLAVQRQPGANTVETVDAIKRMLPVFKEKLPASVELNIHYDRSVTIRDAIADVQFTLLLSGCLVILVILLFLRNISATLIPGIALPISVVGTFAVMHLMDYSLDNLSLLALTLSVGFVVDDAIVMLENIVRHMEAGESPFQAALRGSKEIGFTILSMTISLVAVFIPVLFMGGIVGRLLHEFAVTICAAILVSGLVSLTLTPMLCSRYLKHDAGHGQHHGRIYQAFEHFFDALLGAYRSSLAWVMARPRLVLISFLTTLVATAGLFVLVSKDFLPGGDAGYIIAFTEGPQEVSFPAMVERQQVVADVVRAHSGVARVMSVVGTSGSRPTLSTGSMYIALKSQEERSVSPDQIIQQLRPRLAEIHGIKVFLQNPPPINIGGQLTSAQYQYTLQDTDLDELYQWNDTLLAKIRQLPGLVDVNSNLKNQSPVLALDVDRDKIAALGLSFGQVEDALQSAFSARQVSTIYGATNQYQVILEVAPAFQADPTALGKLHVRAANGQLVPLDTVARISRKTQALMVNHQGQLPSVTISFNLLPGVSLGEAVNRIRALEKELRLPVSLTTSLQGTAQAFASSMQGLGVLLLLAVLVVYLVLGILYESFIHPLTILSGLPAAALGALLTLVLFRTDLSLYAFVGVIMLVGIVKKNAIMMIDFALEKQRSSDLPAREAIFQACLVRFRPIMMTTMAALAGTLPIAIGLGAGAEVRRPLGLAVVGGLVVSQFLTLYLTPVIYVYLDRLARRATFKPATDSPPLA from the coding sequence ATGCAACTGCCTGAGCTTTCCATCCGCCGGCCGGTAATGACCACGCTGCTGATGGCGGCCATCCTCATCTTCGGCCTGTTCGCCTACCGGGCCCTGCCTGTGTCGGAACTACCCAGCGTGGATTTCCCCACCATCGCGGTATCGGCCAGCCTGCCCGGTGCCCCCCCGGAAACCATGGCCTCGGCCGTGGCCACGCCCCTGGAGGCCCAGTTCTCCACCATCGCCGGCCTCGCTTCGATGAACTCCGTCAGCGCCCAAGGACTGACCTCCATCACCCTCCAGTTCGATCTGGACCGGGATATCGATGCCGCCGCCCAGGACGTGCAGTCAGCCATCGCCTCGGCCGCCCGCAAGCTGCCGACGGACATGCCGACGCCGCCATCCTTCCGCAAGGTCAACCCGGCGGATTCGCCGATCTTTTTCATCGCCATGTCCTCGTCCACCCTACCCATGTCGGCGGTGGACGACTATGCCCAAACCCAGCTGGCCCAACGCCTGTCCACTATTTCCGGCGTCGCCCAGGTGATGGTGTTCGGCGGCCGCAAGTTCGCCGTGCGGGTCCAGGCCGACCCGGCGCAACTGGCCTCCCGGGGCATCGGCATCGACGAACTGGCTCAGGCGGTAAGAAGCGCCAATGTGAACCAGCCCATGGGCACCCTGGATGGCGCCTACCAGCGTCTGGCCATCAAGGCCAACGGCCAGCTGGAAACCGCAGCGGCCTATCGCCCTCTGGTGGTGGCCTGGCGCAACGGCGCCCCGGTACGGCTGGAGGAAGTGGCGACGGTGCTGGACAGCATCGAGAACACCAAGTCCAGTGCCTGGTTCAATGGCAAGGAGGCGATAGTCCTGGCGGTGCAGCGTCAGCCTGGGGCCAACACCGTGGAGACGGTGGATGCCATCAAGCGCATGCTGCCCGTATTCAAGGAAAAGTTGCCCGCGTCAGTGGAACTGAACATCCACTACGATCGCAGCGTTACCATCCGGGATGCCATCGCCGATGTCCAGTTCACCCTGCTGCTCTCGGGCTGCCTGGTGATCCTGGTGATCCTGCTGTTCCTGCGCAATATTTCGGCGACCCTGATCCCCGGCATCGCCCTGCCCATTTCCGTGGTGGGCACCTTCGCCGTCATGCATCTGATGGACTACAGCCTGGACAATCTCTCCTTGCTGGCCCTGACCCTTTCGGTGGGCTTTGTCGTGGACGATGCCATCGTGATGCTGGAAAACATCGTGCGCCACATGGAAGCTGGGGAATCCCCCTTCCAGGCCGCCCTGCGGGGGTCGAAGGAAATCGGCTTCACCATCCTGTCGATGACGATCTCCCTGGTGGCGGTATTCATCCCGGTGCTATTCATGGGGGGCATCGTCGGCCGCCTGCTGCACGAATTCGCCGTCACCATCTGCGCCGCGATCCTGGTCTCCGGCCTGGTCTCCCTGACCCTGACACCCATGCTGTGCAGCCGCTACCTGAAACACGATGCTGGCCATGGCCAGCATCACGGAAGGATCTATCAGGCCTTCGAGCACTTCTTCGACGCCCTGCTGGGGGCCTACCGCAGCAGCCTGGCCTGGGTCATGGCGCGGCCCCGCCTGGTGCTGATCAGCTTCCTCACCACCTTGGTGGCCACAGCGGGCCTGTTCGTTCTGGTATCCAAGGATTTCCTGCCCGGCGGCGATGCGGGTTACATCATCGCCTTCACCGAAGGCCCCCAGGAAGTCTCCTTCCCCGCCATGGTGGAGCGGCAGCAGGTGGTGGCCGACGTGGTGCGCGCCCATTCGGGCGTGGCGCGGGTGATGTCCGTCGTCGGCACCAGTGGCTCGCGCCCCACCCTCAGCACCGGCAGTATGTACATCGCCCTCAAGTCCCAGGAGGAGCGTTCCGTCAGCCCCGACCAGATCATCCAGCAGCTGCGTCCCCGGCTGGCGGAAATCCACGGCATCAAGGTCTTCCTGCAGAATCCTCCGCCCATCAACATCGGCGGCCAGCTCACCTCGGCCCAGTACCAATACACTCTTCAGGACACCGACCTGGACGAGCTGTACCAGTGGAACGACACCCTGCTGGCGAAGATCCGCCAGCTGCCGGGCTTGGTGGACGTCAATAGCAACCTCAAGAACCAGAGCCCGGTGCTGGCCCTGGACGTGGATAGGGACAAGATCGCCGCCCTGGGCCTGTCCTTCGGCCAGGTGGAGGATGCCCTGCAGAGCGCCTTCAGCGCCCGCCAGGTATCCACCATCTACGGCGCCACCAACCAGTACCAGGTGATCCTGGAAGTGGCCCCCGCCTTCCAGGCCGACCCGACCGCCCTGGGCAAGCTTCACGTGCGCGCCGCCAACGGCCAGCTGGTGCCCCTGGACACCGTGGCCCGGATCAGCCGCAAGACCCAGGCCCTGATGGTGAACCACCAGGGCCAACTGCCTTCGGTGACCATTTCCTTCAACCTGCTGCCCGGAGTCTCCCTGGGCGAGGCGGTGAACCGCATCCGTGCCCTGGAAAAGGAATTGCGCCTGCCGGTATCCCTGACCACCAGCCTCCAGGGCACCGCCCAGGCCTTCGCTTCCTCGATGCAGGGCCTGGGCGTGTTGTTGCTGCTCGCCGTGCTGGTGGTTTATCTGGTGCTGGGCATTCTCTACGAGAGCTTCATCCATCCCCTGACCATTCTCTCGGGCCTGCCGGCGGCGGCCCTGGGCGCCCTGCTGACCTTGGTGCTGTTCCGCACCGACCTGTCCCTCTACGCCTTCGTCGGGGTGATCATGCTGGTGGGCATCGTCAAGAAGAACGCCATCATGATGATCGACTTCGCCCTGGAGAAACAGCGCAGCAGCGACCTGCCCGCCCGGGAGGCCATCTTCCAGGCCTGCCTGGTCCGTTTCCGGCCCATCATGATGACCACCATGGCCGCCCTGGCCGGCACCCTGCCCATCGCCATCGGTCTCGGCGCCGGCGCCGAGGTGCGGCGGCCCCTGGGCCTGGCGGTGGTAGGCGGTTTGGTGGTATCCCAGTTTCTTACCCTCTACCTGACCCCGGTGATCTATGTTTACCTGGATCGGCTGGCCCGGCGGGCCACCTTTAAACCGGCAACGGACAGCCCTCCACTGGCGTGA
- a CDS encoding efflux RND transporter periplasmic adaptor subunit encodes MKKAPFLIAIVLLAVGAYWFTRQPSSAQSPTPQAVPVVTVVASSNELPVVLDLTGRTEAEETVTLRARVEGQVLAVPFTEGQHVKKGEALIHLDPADYAARLRQVEALAQKARLDARRYEELKDKGFVSAEKLADVRASAEAQAAAAELARLQLSYTTIRAPFDGIIGARLVFPGTAVKANDTALAVVNRVRPLKVSFTVAEKHLPALQTALSKGSLTATITAPGGAAWEGPVRFLDNGVDRATGTIQLKATLSNTQETLLPGQFVQVRLVLDILRGAVTLPAQAIQQGPEGSYVYVVKADQHVELRPVEVAAQYQGQVAIAKGITAGDTVVSEGQLRLTPGALAQVKKPAPAAGQ; translated from the coding sequence ATGAAGAAAGCCCCCTTCCTGATTGCTATTGTCCTCCTGGCCGTCGGCGCCTATTGGTTCACCCGGCAGCCCTCATCGGCGCAAAGTCCGACGCCCCAGGCAGTGCCGGTAGTCACGGTGGTGGCAAGCTCGAATGAGCTGCCCGTGGTGCTGGACCTGACAGGACGTACCGAGGCCGAGGAAACCGTGACCCTGCGCGCCCGGGTGGAAGGACAGGTGTTGGCGGTGCCCTTCACCGAGGGCCAACATGTGAAAAAGGGCGAGGCCCTGATCCACCTGGACCCCGCCGACTACGCCGCACGCCTGCGGCAGGTGGAGGCCCTGGCCCAGAAGGCCCGGCTGGATGCAAGGCGCTACGAGGAGCTGAAGGACAAGGGCTTTGTCTCCGCAGAAAAATTGGCTGACGTCCGGGCCAGCGCCGAGGCCCAGGCCGCCGCAGCGGAACTGGCACGGCTGCAACTGAGCTACACCACGATAAGAGCACCTTTCGACGGCATCATCGGTGCCCGCCTGGTGTTTCCCGGGACGGCGGTAAAGGCCAACGACACGGCCCTGGCCGTGGTCAATCGGGTACGTCCCCTGAAGGTGAGCTTTACCGTGGCGGAGAAACATCTGCCGGCCCTGCAGACCGCCCTGAGCAAGGGCAGCCTGACGGCCACGATCACCGCCCCAGGTGGCGCAGCCTGGGAAGGCCCGGTGCGCTTTCTCGACAATGGCGTGGATCGTGCCACCGGCACCATCCAGCTCAAGGCCACCCTGTCCAACACCCAGGAGACCCTGCTGCCGGGCCAGTTTGTCCAGGTGCGTCTGGTGCTCGACATACTGCGCGGCGCAGTGACCTTGCCCGCCCAGGCCATCCAGCAGGGACCGGAAGGCAGCTATGTCTATGTGGTCAAGGCCGATCAGCATGTGGAGTTGCGCCCGGTGGAAGTAGCGGCCCAGTACCAGGGACAGGTCGCTATCGCCAAAGGGATCACCGCCGGCGATACCGTGGTGAGCGAAGGCCAGTTGCGCCTGACCCCGGGCGCCCTGGCCCAGGTCAAGAAACCTGCGCCTGCTGCCGGTCAGTAG
- a CDS encoding TolC family protein, which yields MLSRTLSTCLLIGLALSAGAEEGWDPLAVGSLTASPPSPCQALDPGRELTLADAIDGALCANPQSREAWANARVQAAQVGVARAAYLPSLNATAATARVRTGDTTRDQRSIAASLSWLILDFGGRAAGLESARQLLAAANATQDATVQSLLLATLQAYYQTQALGASREAALASERAAETSFRAAEARYKVGSAAPADQLQARTAWSQAQLNRIAVEGRLKTAQGALNTLMGRDAQRPLLLAGLAQGALPANFEQDLDALVAEARRRRPDLMAAAAQTQAARAGIDGARAAHLPSLSLGLTASDTHNAGLGDTRGGTVGLTLNVPLFAGFATTYKVRAAEAQAESRMAAQERLNLQVAQDVWNAYQALVTATQTTRSSADLLASAEQADKVARGRYQAGVGSLLDLLNAQSALASARQQRVQSLFDWNVSRAALAQSMGALDLGLIQNLQEGSTP from the coding sequence ATGCTTTCACGAACCCTATCGACGTGCCTGCTCATCGGCCTGGCGCTTTCCGCAGGAGCGGAAGAGGGTTGGGATCCCTTGGCCGTCGGCAGCTTGACCGCCTCCCCGCCCTCCCCCTGCCAGGCGCTGGACCCCGGTCGGGAACTGACCCTGGCCGACGCCATCGACGGCGCCCTCTGTGCCAATCCCCAGAGCCGTGAAGCCTGGGCCAATGCCCGGGTGCAGGCGGCCCAGGTGGGTGTGGCCCGGGCGGCCTACCTGCCCAGCCTGAACGCGACGGCCGCCACGGCCAGGGTCCGGACCGGGGATACCACCCGGGACCAGCGCAGCATTGCCGCCAGTCTGTCCTGGCTGATCCTCGATTTCGGTGGCCGGGCTGCCGGCCTGGAAAGCGCCCGCCAATTGCTCGCTGCCGCCAACGCCACCCAGGACGCCACGGTGCAGTCCCTGCTGCTGGCGACCCTCCAGGCCTACTATCAGACCCAGGCCCTGGGAGCCTCCCGGGAGGCGGCCCTGGCCTCGGAGCGGGCGGCGGAAACCAGCTTCCGCGCCGCCGAGGCCCGCTACAAGGTCGGCAGCGCGGCTCCCGCCGATCAGCTCCAGGCCAGGACCGCCTGGTCCCAGGCCCAGCTCAACCGGATTGCTGTCGAAGGAAGACTGAAGACCGCCCAGGGAGCCCTGAACACCCTGATGGGCCGGGATGCCCAGCGCCCCCTGCTGCTGGCGGGCCTGGCCCAGGGAGCGCTGCCGGCGAACTTCGAACAGGATCTGGATGCCCTGGTGGCGGAAGCCCGCCGCCGCCGTCCCGACCTGATGGCCGCCGCCGCCCAGACCCAGGCGGCCCGGGCCGGCATCGACGGGGCGCGGGCCGCCCATTTGCCCAGCCTGAGTCTGGGACTCACGGCCAGCGACACCCATAACGCCGGGCTGGGAGACACTCGCGGCGGCACGGTGGGCCTGACCCTGAACGTGCCCCTCTTCGCCGGCTTTGCCACCACCTACAAAGTGCGGGCCGCCGAGGCCCAGGCCGAGTCCCGGATGGCGGCCCAGGAACGGCTGAACCTCCAGGTGGCCCAGGATGTCTGGAATGCCTATCAGGCTTTGGTCACCGCCACCCAGACCACCCGCAGCAGCGCCGATCTGCTGGCCAGTGCCGAGCAGGCGGACAAGGTGGCCCGGGGCCGCTACCAGGCTGGTGTGGGCAGCCTGCTGGACTTGCTCAATGCCCAGAGCGCCCTGGCCTCGGCCCGGCAGCAGCGGGTACAGTCCCTCTTTGACTGGAATGTGTCCCGGGCCGCCCTGGCCCAGTCCATGGGTGCCCTGGACCTGGGGCTGATCCAAAACTTGCAGGAAGGCAGCACGCCATGA